A stretch of the SAR86 cluster bacterium genome encodes the following:
- the frr gene encoding ribosome recycling factor, translated as MLNEIVEDAESGMEKSLNALDVAFKKIRTGRATPSLLDSIKVDYYDKLTPLAQVASISIEDAKTLAIVPWEKGVVQQIEKAISESDLGLNPATSGDTIRVILPDLTEETRRDFIKKAKAEAENAKVSIRNVRREGNSQLKEFLKEKEISQDEERQGEELIQKLTDTFVEKVDLALNSKEKDLLDF; from the coding sequence ATGTTAAACGAGATTGTTGAAGATGCCGAGTCAGGCATGGAAAAGAGTTTGAATGCTTTAGACGTAGCATTCAAAAAGATCCGAACTGGAAGAGCAACACCATCCTTACTCGATAGTATTAAGGTAGATTATTACGATAAGCTTACTCCTCTGGCGCAAGTAGCAAGTATAAGCATAGAAGACGCAAAAACTTTAGCTATTGTTCCATGGGAGAAGGGTGTCGTGCAACAGATAGAAAAAGCAATCTCTGAATCTGATCTTGGATTAAATCCTGCCACATCAGGAGACACAATTAGGGTAATTTTGCCCGATCTTACAGAAGAAACCAGAAGGGATTTCATAAAAAAAGCCAAGGCTGAGGCAGAGAATGCAAAAGTATCTATAAGAAATGTTAGACGAGAGGGTAACTCTCAATTAAAAGAATTTCTAAAAGAGAAGGAGATATCTCAAGATGAAGAACGACAGGGAGAAGAATTAATCCAAAAATTAACCGATACTTTCGTTGAAAAAGTAGATTTAGCACTGAACTCTAAAGAAAAGGATCTTTTAGATTTCTAA
- the tsf gene encoding translation elongation factor Ts, with the protein MSAISASQVKELREKTGLGLMDCKKALEEANGDIDLAIEELRKTSGIKASKKSGRSAADGLIGITNRDKDFFMIEVNCETDFVARDESYINFTKETLDIYSNNPSYSLKQLLESGVEDNREKLVQKLGENIVVRRLAKSDDSSISGSYLHSNNKIGCIVSLEGGDEALANDIAMHAAATDPMAVSPSDIPKETVDKEREIFKAQSEESGKPPEIIEKMIEGKISKFLAEVSLTEQDFVKDPNVKISKLLADNNASISSFTRYEVGEGIEVEKVDFASEVMSQIEG; encoded by the coding sequence ATGAGTGCTATTTCAGCTTCACAAGTTAAAGAATTAAGAGAAAAAACGGGTTTAGGTTTAATGGATTGTAAAAAAGCTTTGGAAGAAGCAAATGGAGATATAGATTTAGCAATAGAAGAGTTAAGAAAAACTAGCGGTATAAAAGCAAGTAAAAAGTCAGGCAGGTCAGCCGCTGACGGTTTGATTGGTATCACCAATAGAGATAAAGATTTTTTTATGATCGAAGTTAATTGCGAAACTGATTTTGTTGCAAGAGATGAATCATATATAAATTTCACGAAAGAGACTCTTGATATATATTCCAACAATCCGTCGTACTCATTAAAGCAACTTTTAGAAAGTGGTGTAGAAGATAATAGAGAAAAATTAGTTCAGAAATTAGGTGAGAATATCGTTGTTAGAAGACTGGCTAAAAGCGATGATTCTTCTATTAGCGGTTCTTATTTACATAGTAATAATAAAATTGGATGTATTGTTTCTTTAGAGGGTGGAGACGAAGCTCTTGCAAATGATATTGCTATGCATGCTGCTGCAACTGATCCTATGGCAGTTTCTCCTTCGGATATACCGAAAGAAACAGTAGACAAAGAAAGAGAAATATTCAAAGCTCAATCAGAAGAGTCTGGTAAACCTCCAGAAATTATTGAAAAAATGATTGAAGGTAAAATATCAAAATTCTTAGCTGAAGTTAGTTTAACTGAGCAAGACTTTGTCAAAGACCCAAATGTCAAAATAAGTAAACTGTTAGCTGATAATAATGCTAGTATTTCAAGCTTTACAAGATATGAAGTCGGAGAGGGCATTGAGGTGGAAAAAGTAGATTTTGCTAGTGAAGTAATGTCTCAGATCGAAGGATAA